In Zingiber officinale cultivar Zhangliang chromosome 1A, Zo_v1.1, whole genome shotgun sequence, a genomic segment contains:
- the LOC122022304 gene encoding basic leucine zipper 6-like — MSGSVPLPPRYPFSSRSVPRRALDSTPHTTQKDDNLCAQQPIFPPYESSLDEQPIWLDDLLTDQEASRRGGISLRRSSSDPVRLLDVAKSFHGSIYPVIEEDALSDGFILESLDSEGSCGVDCGFEAGNCVYGPNSPRQKGKLTDSESSMIASLLENAPSNPLKYLNVDFPSTSVLNEPHGKEDQAPVNPETEKITRRRSGQRSRVRKLQYIAELERDVDLLQTLGADLASRVASMFQYRLALSMENKNLRQHIAGVRQEKLVKEAQHQSLKNEAERLRMICGRHRRAASCFEVPSAVDSSSVVNWQMLDFGKMAFGRSQSSLKPNFG, encoded by the exons ATGTCTGGGTCGGTTCCCCTCCCCCCTCGATATCCCTTTTCGAGTAGGAGTGTGCCTCGCCGAGCATTGGACTCTACACCTCATACCACTCAGAAAGATGATAACTTATGTGCACAACAGCCCATTTTTCCTCCCTATGAATCATCCTTAGATGAGCAACCAATATGGCTGGATGACCTGTTAACTGACCAAGAGGCTAGTAGAAGAGGAGGGATCTCTCTGCGGAGATCATCAAGTGATCCAGTGAGACTTTTGGATGTAGCTAAAAGTTTCCATGGTTCCATATATCCAGTCATTGAAGAAGATGCCCTGTCTGATGGCTTCATCCTCGAGTCCTTGGACTCTGAGGGATCCTGTGGAGTTGATTGTGGATTTGAGGCTGGAAACTGTGTCTATGGACCAAATTCCCCTAGGCAGAAGGGTAAGTTAACTGACTCAGAGAGCTCAATGATTGCCTCTCTGCTGGAAAATGCTCCCAGCAACCCACTAAAATACTTGAATGTGGATTTCCCAAGCACATCTGTTTTGAATGAGCCACATGGAAAAGAAGATCAGGCACCAGTAAATCCTGAGACTGAGAAGATAACAAGAAG GCGCTCAGGTCAACGATCTAGGGTGCGTAAACTTCAATATATTGCCGAACTAGAGAGGGATGTCGATTTGCTTCAG ACACTGGGAGCGGATTTGGCATCTAGAGTTGCTTCTATGTTTCAGTACCGTCTTGCTTTGTCTATGGAAAACAAGAATCTGAGGCAGCATATTGCCGGTGTTCGGCAAGAGAAACTTGTGAAGGAGG CTCAACATCAATCTCTGAAGAATGAAGCGGAGAGGCTGAGGATGATTTGTGGACGTCACCGGAGGGCTGCGTCTTGTTTTGAGGTCCCTTCTGCAGTGGATTCATCATCAGTAGTAAATTGGCAAATGCTGGACTTTGGAAAAATGGCTTTTGGTAGGAGCCAATCTTCTTTGAAGCCCAATTTTGGATAA
- the LOC122022316 gene encoding uncharacterized protein LOC122022316, translated as MAEFSPELEDGERWLPANILNDVGVRRRPSPLPFPASSDGRECLPRLAYLQALALELASLGPFHRHDVSTSPVFPPSPHYFVFGVPPARSVNNAVRSGAVRDSFMPAGVGGGCASLTPRLRSVQMRMGSDRFPPPLQSHCSAFCEDIDLRKRAFGASKTGTMHRPAPSIRGQFASIPTPGPARENAGTGVFIPRVKIEKVNAARDVTGCREQSEKEASSNGPEKERVKLKPLPHPIEHGLPRDWTY; from the exons ATGGCAGAGTTCTCGCCCGAGTTGGAAGACGGCGAGCGCTGGCTTCCGGCCAACATCCTCAACGACGTCGGAGTCCGCCGCCGCCCCTCTCCCTTGCCCTTCCCCGCTTCTTCCGACGGCCGCGAGTGCCTCCCACGCTTAGCCTACTTGCAAGCCCTCGCACTCGAGCTCGCATCTCTCGGCCCCTTCCACCGGCACGACGTCTCAACTTCGCCCGTCTTTCCGCCGTCACCGCACTATTTT GTGTTCGGCGTCCCGCCGGCCCGATCGGTGAACAATGCGGTCAGATCCGGCGCAGTTCGAGACAGTTTCATGCCCGCCGGCGTCGGAGGCGGGTGCGCCTCATTAACCCCTAGGCTGAGATCGGTTCAGATGCGGATGGGTTCCGATCGCTTTCCTCCTCCGTTGCAAAGCCATTGTTCGGCTTTCTGTGAAGATATAGACCTACGGAAGAGGGCATTCGGAGCTAGTAAAACGGGGACCATGCATCGCCCGGCCCCCTCAATCCGCGGCCAGTTCGCTTCCATTCCAACACCCGGTCCGGCGAGGGAGAACGCCGGCACAGGCGTGTTCATTCCACGGGTCAAAATTGAGAAGGTTAACGCAGCCCGAG ATGTGACAGGTTGCAGAGAACAAAGCGAGAAAGAGGCTTCGAGCAATGGACCAGAGAAGGAGCGAGTGAAACTTAAGCCACTCCCACATCCCATAGAGCATGGCCTGCCTCGGGATTGGACCTATTGA